A window of Sulfobacillus thermosulfidooxidans contains these coding sequences:
- a CDS encoding ABC transporter substrate-binding protein, producing the protein MASKTIWALAAISTLTLGLAGCGSSSAQSSPTSTSSSSSQVAQAPVSGGTLNVGIDSDFVTLNPAMSSALIDRQAFINIFDPLLKLSPTMTVEPNLVTHWTITNGGKTYTLFLRHGVKFQDGTPFNAQAVIYNWDWEMNPANASPRRSNLALVQSLSAPNPYEVVVNLKAPYSAFLSILTGRTGMISSPTAMKKWGSAYGLHPVGTGPFKFVQWIKNDHMILEKNPLYWQKGKPYLNKIVYTPITNPVQEYNALVTGQVNVIDSVPFQDVSSLSSNSSLKFAEKPGLGYADMELNTQAAPFNNVHNREAINYAINREALNQLLYFGHAIPAYTQFSPASWAYDPNIRVPFSDTLAKEQLVKAGNPHGFSFTLLGDNNPVTIQEMQAIQSELAKVGITMHIEPVDFTTLLTDAINGNFQADLLGWSGRPDPDQNSYAFDTTGGSFNDPRYSNPEVDSLLLKAREASSQSVRKQYYDQAAAIVLHQAPYIFLEYTPVIQAWSPSVHGFTVYPDGLMRFSDVWIK; encoded by the coding sequence ATGGCATCCAAAACAATATGGGCTTTAGCCGCCATATCCACATTAACCTTAGGTTTAGCAGGATGTGGTTCGTCGTCTGCGCAAAGTTCGCCAACGTCCACATCGTCATCCAGCTCACAAGTGGCCCAAGCTCCTGTTAGCGGAGGAACACTTAATGTGGGAATTGATTCAGATTTTGTGACGTTAAATCCTGCGATGTCATCGGCATTAATTGATCGACAAGCATTTATCAATATTTTTGATCCCTTACTCAAATTATCACCCACAATGACAGTCGAACCCAATCTCGTTACACATTGGACGATTACCAATGGTGGCAAAACCTATACTCTATTCTTACGTCATGGTGTCAAGTTTCAAGATGGTACGCCATTTAATGCTCAAGCTGTGATTTACAATTGGGACTGGGAAATGAATCCCGCCAATGCTAGCCCCAGACGAAGCAATTTAGCTTTAGTACAAAGTTTGTCGGCGCCTAATCCCTATGAAGTAGTAGTCAATCTTAAAGCGCCATATTCCGCGTTTTTGTCTATCTTGACGGGACGAACGGGGATGATTTCCTCGCCGACCGCCATGAAGAAGTGGGGAAGTGCTTATGGTCTACATCCGGTGGGGACGGGGCCATTTAAGTTTGTCCAGTGGATTAAAAATGACCACATGATTCTGGAAAAAAATCCTTTGTACTGGCAAAAAGGGAAACCCTACCTCAACAAAATTGTTTATACGCCGATTACCAATCCGGTTCAGGAATATAATGCCTTAGTAACGGGTCAGGTGAATGTTATTGATAGCGTGCCCTTCCAAGATGTCAGTAGCCTCTCATCGAACTCATCGCTCAAATTTGCAGAAAAGCCAGGACTCGGCTATGCCGATATGGAACTTAATACCCAAGCGGCGCCCTTTAACAATGTGCATAACCGGGAAGCCATTAACTACGCCATTAACCGTGAAGCGCTTAACCAGTTGCTCTACTTTGGTCATGCAATTCCGGCGTATACGCAGTTTTCTCCGGCATCGTGGGCCTATGATCCCAACATTCGTGTACCTTTTTCGGATACTTTGGCTAAGGAACAATTGGTGAAAGCCGGTAATCCTCATGGGTTTTCTTTCACCTTGCTCGGGGACAATAATCCGGTCACCATCCAAGAGATGCAAGCAATCCAAAGCGAGTTAGCCAAAGTCGGCATCACCATGCATATCGAGCCGGTCGATTTCACGACCTTGTTGACCGACGCGATTAATGGCAATTTTCAAGCGGATTTATTGGGATGGAGTGGAAGACCTGATCCTGATCAAAATAGTTATGCATTTGATACCACAGGTGGCAGTTTTAATGACCCACGCTACTCGAATCCTGAGGTCGATAGCCTGTTGTTAAAGGCGCGGGAAGCTTCGTCTCAAAGCGTGCGCAAACAATACTATGATCAGGCGGCTGCAATTGTCTTGCATCAAGCACCCTACATCTTTTTGGAGTACACCCCCGTGATTCAGGCGTGGTCCCCCTCGGTGCATGGCTTTACGGTTTATCCCGATGGGTTAATGCGGTTTAGTGATGTGTGGATAAAGTAG
- a CDS encoding GntR family transcriptional regulator, which produces MKENFESPTSPSAPLSTSLLKPIVPQSVAEEVYQQLRQAIVDGDLPPGHRLVERSLAESLQVSRTPVREALKQLMSEGLVSVDGHRGLIVSRLSVESIREAYQVREVLEGLAARLAAENHYNPDDMLKLEDALLKMESGQLSPKEFDAVHGVFHDTIAKMSGNSYVIHGLQDLSAFRTRMVSLNWIPKTRVNTSLAEHRAIFNAIRNGQADEAEKQARGHVARTRQTLISRLTGESP; this is translated from the coding sequence GTGAAGGAAAACTTCGAATCACCTACATCGCCGTCAGCACCGTTGTCAACATCATTGTTGAAACCCATCGTGCCACAAAGTGTTGCGGAGGAGGTATATCAACAACTCCGGCAAGCGATTGTTGATGGAGATTTGCCGCCAGGCCACCGCCTTGTTGAGCGGTCTCTGGCGGAATCGTTACAAGTATCCCGGACACCTGTGCGGGAAGCTTTAAAACAGCTTATGTCAGAAGGACTGGTTAGTGTCGATGGACACCGGGGATTGATTGTTTCACGGCTTTCGGTGGAGTCCATACGCGAAGCTTACCAAGTCCGTGAAGTTTTGGAAGGGTTAGCCGCCCGGCTCGCGGCCGAAAATCATTATAATCCCGATGACATGCTTAAGCTCGAGGACGCTTTGCTCAAGATGGAATCGGGCCAGCTCAGTCCTAAGGAATTTGACGCGGTTCATGGTGTGTTTCACGACACCATCGCCAAAATGTCAGGAAACAGCTATGTGATTCATGGTTTACAAGATTTATCTGCGTTTCGGACACGCATGGTGTCTTTGAATTGGATACCTAAGACACGGGTGAATACTTCACTCGCCGAACACCGCGCTATATTCAACGCGATTCGCAATGGCCAAGCCGATGAAGCGGAAAAACAGGCCAGAGGCCACGTGGCGAGGACGCGTCAAACTCTTATTAGCCGGTTAACGGGTGAAAGTCCATAG
- a CDS encoding DMT family transporter: MSRKLWGNLFLAMAASIWGGMYVVSKVVLTRIPPVPLVWLRYVLGIAALIVVGKIWRVSWRLERRDWFLVGILGLVGYTISIWAQFLGTALSTAQWGAIITAATPAFMVIFAYGILKEPLTWAKMTAVVLASLGVVMIVGLGPSTAHLRLGGIILVVAALTWALLSVLIKKVPAHYSLVVITTYALSVATILLTPFALPWFVEHAVLMRFLSPGLWWGIVYLGVISTAVAFFLWNQGLAMVEAGSGAVYFFFQPLTGTVLGWWFLRERPNSGFWLGALLIVMGVWLVISQERKTTKKHHSRFENKV; this comes from the coding sequence GTGTCACGCAAACTTTGGGGTAACCTCTTTTTGGCAATGGCGGCATCGATTTGGGGCGGCATGTATGTGGTCAGTAAAGTCGTCTTGACCAGAATCCCTCCGGTTCCGTTAGTATGGCTTCGTTATGTTTTGGGGATTGCCGCGCTTATCGTAGTGGGAAAAATATGGCGGGTGTCGTGGCGCCTTGAACGTCGCGATTGGTTTTTGGTTGGCATTTTGGGTTTGGTTGGTTACACCATTTCCATTTGGGCGCAATTTCTTGGAACTGCTCTTTCGACTGCGCAATGGGGAGCCATTATTACCGCGGCTACCCCGGCGTTTATGGTGATCTTTGCTTATGGAATATTGAAAGAACCGCTGACGTGGGCAAAAATGACCGCGGTTGTGCTCGCGTCATTAGGCGTCGTCATGATTGTCGGATTGGGACCGTCCACAGCGCATTTACGTTTAGGGGGCATTATTTTAGTCGTCGCAGCGCTGACATGGGCGCTGTTGTCCGTTCTGATCAAAAAGGTCCCTGCGCATTATTCTTTGGTAGTGATTACGACCTATGCCCTTAGTGTCGCGACGATTCTCTTAACACCGTTCGCTTTGCCGTGGTTTGTTGAACACGCCGTTCTTATGCGGTTTCTAAGTCCCGGGTTGTGGTGGGGAATTGTGTACCTGGGAGTAATTTCGACAGCCGTGGCATTTTTTTTATGGAATCAAGGACTAGCGATGGTGGAGGCGGGCAGTGGCGCCGTCTATTTCTTTTTTCAGCCGTTAACCGGTACAGTCTTGGGATGGTGGTTTCTCCGTGAGCGGCCTAATTCGGGGTTTTGGCTCGGGGCGTTGCTTATTGTGATGGGGGTATGGCTTGTGATAAGCCAGGAGCGAAAGACAACCAAAAAACATCATTCAAGATTTGAAAACAAGGTTTGA
- a CDS encoding LamB/YcsF family protein — protein sequence MLTIDINCDMGESFGAYTMGNDARIMPYISSANVACGFHAGDPRVMRKTVQLAKEHQVRVGAHPSFPDLVGFGRRNMLLSYEEIRSDVLYQIGALSAFAAEAKWPLQHVKPHGQLNNMAMTNPVYAEAIVDAIAAFNPELIVISYGGLLMEAAQAKGLTVAYEVYADRAYQADGQLVPRSMPGAVIHDVHQVLERVMHMITHQEIVAISGEHLPRKIDTVCVHGDTPGADEIAMRLSSFLRSQNVHIAPLSSLDR from the coding sequence ATGCTAACCATTGACATCAATTGCGACATGGGCGAAAGTTTTGGCGCTTATACAATGGGAAATGATGCGCGCATTATGCCCTATATTTCTTCGGCCAATGTTGCCTGTGGCTTTCATGCTGGTGATCCCCGTGTCATGAGGAAAACGGTTCAGTTGGCTAAAGAGCACCAAGTTCGCGTGGGCGCTCATCCTAGCTTTCCGGATTTGGTAGGTTTCGGACGGCGTAATATGCTCCTGTCTTACGAAGAGATTCGGAGTGACGTCTTGTATCAAATCGGAGCGTTATCAGCCTTTGCCGCTGAGGCAAAATGGCCTTTGCAACATGTGAAACCCCATGGACAACTCAACAATATGGCTATGACCAATCCTGTCTATGCTGAAGCCATTGTTGACGCAATTGCTGCCTTTAATCCCGAATTGATTGTGATTAGCTATGGGGGGTTGTTAATGGAAGCGGCACAAGCCAAGGGATTGACCGTGGCTTATGAAGTGTACGCGGACCGGGCCTATCAGGCCGATGGACAACTCGTGCCGAGAAGCATGCCGGGCGCGGTCATTCATGATGTTCATCAGGTACTCGAGCGCGTCATGCATATGATTACTCACCAGGAAATTGTGGCGATTTCTGGTGAACATCTGCCCCGGAAGATTGATACCGTTTGTGTCCACGGGGATACTCCGGGGGCCGATGAAATCGCCATGCGTCTATCAAGTTTTCTAAGAAGTCAAAATGTCCACATTGCGCCTTTAAGCTCCTTAGATCGTTAA
- a CDS encoding acetamidase/formamidase family protein, whose amino-acid sequence MLDYELRARPDTCHWGYFDNQLDPVLRVESGSVVRVECLSHRAGDAPDLMMNDSALAVYEALEYEERGPGGHIVTGPIALKGAMPGDTLECRLLGVEYPLAYGSNLAAKWGWLYNQGETPLKTSEYVTIYKIDGEAAMPVFQYPWPSERNSRKGDLIFPDDVTRLPCTPYRIPLRPHLGICGVAPKIPGKVSTIPPGVFGGNVDNRHFMPGTAMYYPVQVPEALIFMGDTHLAEGDGEVSGTAIEGHLTVRVQLTLHRHWAVPGPVLETAEAWMVHGFGETLDKAMTDTLERSLRFLKSRGLDEAQGYALLSAGGDFQITQVVNSIKGIHAVIPKKLFNHDSKE is encoded by the coding sequence TTGTTGGACTACGAGTTGCGCGCTAGGCCGGATACATGTCATTGGGGATATTTTGATAATCAACTCGACCCGGTTTTGCGCGTGGAGTCGGGAAGCGTGGTGCGCGTGGAATGTTTGAGTCACCGCGCAGGAGATGCACCGGATCTGATGATGAATGATAGCGCATTAGCTGTATATGAAGCCCTGGAATACGAGGAGCGAGGCCCTGGTGGCCATATTGTTACGGGTCCCATCGCTCTCAAAGGAGCGATGCCTGGTGATACGCTCGAATGTCGTCTCTTAGGTGTTGAATATCCTTTGGCATATGGGTCCAATTTGGCAGCTAAATGGGGATGGCTATATAACCAGGGCGAAACTCCTCTGAAAACCTCAGAATATGTCACAATTTACAAAATTGACGGTGAGGCGGCTATGCCTGTGTTTCAATATCCCTGGCCTTCCGAACGAAATAGCCGCAAGGGCGATTTGATTTTTCCAGATGATGTCACGCGTTTACCGTGTACGCCTTACCGCATTCCATTAAGACCCCATTTAGGGATTTGCGGCGTAGCACCCAAGATACCAGGAAAGGTGTCTACAATTCCTCCAGGAGTGTTCGGCGGCAATGTTGATAACCGCCATTTTATGCCGGGCACAGCGATGTATTATCCCGTTCAAGTACCCGAGGCCCTGATATTTATGGGCGATACCCATCTAGCAGAAGGGGATGGCGAAGTATCTGGCACGGCCATAGAAGGACATTTGACGGTTCGGGTTCAGCTTACGCTTCACCGCCATTGGGCGGTTCCGGGACCGGTATTGGAAACTGCGGAGGCTTGGATGGTACATGGATTTGGAGAAACTCTGGATAAGGCCATGACGGACACCTTGGAGCGATCATTACGGTTTTTAAAATCTCGTGGTTTAGACGAAGCCCAGGGATATGCGTTGTTAAGCGCAGGCGGAGATTTTCAGATTACGCAAGTCGTGAATTCGATTAAAGGGATTCATGCGGTGATACCCAAAAAACTGTTTAACCATGACTCAAAGGAGTGA
- a CDS encoding PQQ-binding-like beta-propeller repeat protein translates to MVNRSMRIVAASVLSLALAGCGTVGSSLGAPHHPAPLATGPSQWTSFDYNQQHNAVFDTSNKLLNKGVSWQFREFEGLPSLSSPPVDESLLGPTGAAIATNHQFGDPVGASFVDGVVYADTNTHYVYALNALNGHVLWDNTTVNANMSNPLIADGEVLIGIGDAGFQYGQLPVYKAGNPVIRGYSFSGVEAFSQKTGKPLWTFPTLGEVMPTPVIYHNAIYFATGGGHVYALNVKTGQELWKTTIHSFNNMDSLNWWTNPQTGQTEILTGGTDPGYLYAISASTGKILWQFAPNNLSANGLGEATPAVSPHLGLVFDEGVVNRTATHEEQSIFALNAATGQLVWQDILGPGKPTPPFKGSAALMEHAGIVYNLSPVTHDEVAINATTGQILWQTPLPKVSHGAGTYVDGYLIVPNGPYLSVLNALTGKLLRSVKIGGSFGVVDPVVVGGTVFVTNGWGYVIAVPLSRLIP, encoded by the coding sequence ATGGTGAATCGCTCTATGCGGATTGTCGCCGCGTCTGTCTTATCATTAGCGTTAGCAGGATGTGGAACCGTGGGTTCCTCTTTAGGTGCCCCTCATCATCCTGCCCCACTTGCGACCGGTCCCAGCCAATGGACCTCGTTTGACTATAATCAACAGCATAATGCGGTATTTGACACGTCAAATAAATTGCTCAACAAAGGGGTTTCATGGCAATTCCGCGAATTTGAAGGATTACCGAGCCTCTCATCACCTCCCGTCGATGAAAGCCTGTTAGGCCCCACCGGCGCGGCCATTGCGACCAATCACCAATTTGGTGATCCGGTAGGTGCATCCTTTGTCGATGGCGTCGTCTACGCCGATACCAACACCCACTATGTATATGCGCTCAATGCATTAAATGGACACGTCTTATGGGACAACACCACGGTAAACGCTAATATGTCCAATCCCTTGATTGCTGATGGCGAAGTCCTTATTGGCATCGGAGATGCAGGTTTTCAATATGGACAGTTGCCAGTGTATAAAGCGGGGAACCCTGTGATTCGCGGCTACAGTTTCTCAGGAGTTGAAGCTTTTAGTCAAAAAACTGGCAAGCCCTTATGGACTTTCCCAACATTAGGCGAAGTCATGCCGACCCCCGTAATTTATCATAATGCCATTTATTTTGCGACCGGAGGTGGGCATGTCTATGCTCTTAATGTGAAAACAGGCCAGGAATTGTGGAAGACTACGATCCATTCGTTCAATAACATGGATTCGCTCAACTGGTGGACAAATCCCCAAACTGGTCAAACTGAGATTTTGACAGGGGGTACCGATCCCGGATATCTTTATGCGATCTCCGCTAGCACTGGGAAAATTTTATGGCAGTTTGCTCCCAACAATCTCAGTGCCAATGGGCTTGGTGAAGCAACCCCAGCAGTTTCTCCTCATTTAGGTCTGGTGTTCGATGAAGGTGTTGTTAACCGCACGGCAACCCATGAAGAACAAAGCATTTTTGCCCTAAATGCGGCCACTGGACAATTAGTCTGGCAAGACATTTTAGGTCCGGGCAAACCCACCCCACCGTTCAAGGGCAGTGCTGCACTCATGGAACACGCTGGGATTGTCTATAATCTCTCACCTGTCACCCATGATGAAGTCGCCATCAACGCCACAACCGGTCAGATCCTTTGGCAAACGCCTTTGCCTAAAGTTTCGCATGGAGCCGGGACGTATGTTGATGGTTATCTGATTGTGCCAAACGGGCCTTATTTGAGTGTCCTCAACGCCCTCACCGGGAAATTGCTCCGCAGTGTGAAAATCGGCGGCAGCTTCGGCGTTGTCGATCCAGTTGTTGTCGGCGGTACCGTCTTTGTCACCAACGGTTGGGGCTATGTGATTGCGGTACCTTTATCGCGCTTAATTCCCTAA
- a CDS encoding NAD(P)/FAD-dependent oxidoreductase, which yields MERMPRTRMVILGGGFAGLRILYRLHNALYHHADITLVDSRDYTLQKPGMPDVALVGTPVDVFRHKLQPIADRAGARFIQATAQYIDPVKQTVALSNGQQLPYDYLFITTGIVKDYDAIEGYRHFGYSVCDDIEAPRLHAALQKFKGGPIVLGAAKTEWGHSVHVPHLDIACEGPMGEVTFMLDHDLRRVNKRQKSTITLFTPGHEFLEDVGTTVHHILRERLNTRGVTVYPRKNIQAITEHSVQFSDGTELPSALTIVIPPYVGPTLIKYSGLGDDKGFVPTDYAMRHLSYPNIFAAGDVNALTLPKLGHLAIIQADIAAATVIRELTNTGEVPLYKPEVFCIMYEGGSEATLILSNTMYGGKTDIALHGVSAHLMKWSFDSYYFYSHGHLPPDLVQAGLESVLGHVNIKGRNS from the coding sequence ATGGAACGAATGCCGCGAACACGAATGGTGATTCTTGGAGGAGGGTTTGCTGGTCTTCGCATACTGTATCGTTTGCATAATGCTCTATATCATCATGCAGATATCACCTTGGTCGACTCCCGGGATTACACATTACAAAAACCTGGCATGCCCGATGTCGCCTTAGTAGGGACGCCAGTTGATGTGTTTCGCCACAAATTGCAACCGATTGCGGACCGGGCTGGGGCTCGCTTTATTCAAGCCACCGCGCAATATATTGATCCTGTAAAACAAACGGTAGCACTATCCAATGGCCAACAACTGCCATATGACTATCTCTTCATCACCACCGGCATTGTCAAAGATTATGACGCAATCGAAGGGTATCGCCATTTTGGATATTCGGTCTGTGACGATATTGAGGCGCCGAGACTGCATGCTGCCCTACAAAAGTTTAAAGGAGGACCCATCGTTTTGGGTGCCGCCAAAACGGAATGGGGCCACAGTGTTCATGTTCCGCATTTAGACATCGCCTGCGAAGGGCCCATGGGAGAAGTCACATTTATGTTGGACCATGACCTCAGGCGCGTAAACAAACGTCAAAAAAGCACGATTACCCTCTTTACTCCGGGTCACGAATTTCTTGAAGACGTGGGAACGACCGTCCACCATATTTTACGTGAACGCCTTAATACCCGGGGAGTCACTGTCTATCCCCGCAAAAACATTCAAGCTATTACTGAACATTCTGTTCAATTTTCGGATGGAACCGAACTACCTAGTGCGTTGACCATTGTGATTCCTCCCTATGTAGGTCCAACCCTCATTAAATATTCAGGGTTAGGCGATGATAAGGGATTTGTGCCGACCGACTATGCCATGCGCCATTTATCCTATCCCAATATTTTTGCCGCGGGCGATGTCAATGCTTTAACTTTGCCGAAACTGGGACATTTAGCGATTATTCAAGCAGATATTGCGGCAGCTACCGTCATCCGGGAACTCACCAATACCGGAGAGGTCCCCCTCTACAAACCGGAAGTCTTTTGTATTATGTACGAAGGCGGCAGTGAGGCGACGCTCATTTTATCCAATACCATGTATGGGGGAAAAACGGATATCGCCCTGCATGGAGTCAGCGCTCATCTAATGAAATGGTCATTTGACAGTTATTATTTCTACTCACACGGGCACTTGCCTCCCGATTTAGTGCAAGCCGGCTTAGAATCAGTCCTCGGCCATGTCAATATCAAAGGCCGCAATTCGTAA
- the cydC gene encoding thiol reductant ABC exporter subunit CydC: protein MQRYLSMLKPYKWWVVLALLMGTFTVGANMGLMSTSAYLIAKAAQHPYTILLLWVPIVGVRFFGTSRGVFRYLERYISHDVTFQLLKELRVFVYRHLEPLIPGKLGSYHSGDLLSRVVGDIDVLQNLYLGLFSPPIIAILTFVMAVAFMDVFGYRLASALALFLLISGFVVPFVTQWTANRTSGAMVRARAALSTELVEIINGNTDILALGQEAHHLNTLQTSIHQWTKRRMFLHWISGIGAALMQGLNNAAMWVILVIGIALVSTHHLAPVLLPVVVLLSLASFEAVNALPAAFQFRGQVVEAASRINELVDKRVPVQSGTLRAEDILHRGNPPTVAFDDVHFSYGQTGPEILRGMHFAIAAGTHVAIVGPSGAGKTTVAGIVSGLWPYQQGHVLINGVDLDDVYPQDLAHLVSVVEQEPHLFNTTLRQNLLLANPDATEAQLMAAVQMAQLSELVGILPKGLETVIGDQGAQLSGGERKRIAIARMILQNTPIVVMDEATEGLDALTEREIIQALRKWAAQKTMIWITHRLSNLDAFDSVIVLSHGLVVEAGPAKELVQKNGLFTRMLSAEEQSVEWSAVKTPDHVASI from the coding sequence ATGCAGCGCTATCTAAGCATGCTAAAACCTTATAAATGGTGGGTGGTTTTAGCGCTTTTGATGGGGACCTTCACAGTGGGCGCCAATATGGGACTCATGTCCACCTCGGCGTATTTAATCGCTAAGGCTGCTCAACATCCTTATACCATTTTGCTGCTATGGGTGCCGATTGTGGGAGTCCGGTTTTTTGGTACTTCGCGTGGTGTGTTTCGATATCTTGAACGTTATATTTCTCATGACGTCACTTTTCAGCTTCTTAAAGAACTACGGGTGTTTGTGTACCGGCACCTAGAACCTTTGATTCCAGGCAAACTGGGGTCGTATCATTCCGGAGATTTGCTGAGCCGGGTTGTTGGGGACATTGATGTACTCCAAAATCTCTATCTTGGTCTTTTTTCTCCTCCCATTATTGCCATCTTGACATTTGTGATGGCGGTGGCTTTTATGGATGTCTTTGGATACCGTCTAGCCAGTGCTCTTGCGCTCTTTTTGCTGATTAGTGGCTTCGTGGTGCCCTTTGTGACACAGTGGACAGCAAACCGGACCAGTGGGGCCATGGTCAGAGCCAGAGCGGCATTAAGTACGGAACTGGTGGAGATTATTAACGGCAATACGGATATTTTGGCATTGGGGCAGGAAGCTCATCACCTTAACACATTGCAGACCTCTATCCACCAATGGACGAAGCGACGCATGTTTTTGCATTGGATTAGCGGAATTGGTGCGGCTCTGATGCAGGGATTGAACAATGCGGCTATGTGGGTCATATTGGTGATCGGTATTGCCCTGGTGAGTACGCACCATTTGGCCCCGGTTCTCTTACCTGTAGTCGTATTATTAAGTTTAGCCAGCTTTGAAGCCGTTAACGCGCTTCCTGCGGCTTTTCAGTTTCGCGGACAAGTGGTTGAAGCCGCGTCCCGCATTAATGAATTGGTGGATAAAAGAGTCCCGGTTCAATCCGGGACGCTAAGGGCTGAGGATATTCTTCATCGAGGGAATCCTCCAACTGTGGCGTTTGACGATGTGCATTTTTCTTATGGGCAAACCGGTCCAGAGATTTTACGCGGAATGCACTTTGCTATTGCTGCGGGAACTCATGTGGCTATCGTTGGGCCTAGCGGCGCGGGAAAAACTACCGTGGCGGGAATTGTGTCTGGATTATGGCCTTATCAACAGGGGCATGTGCTAATCAATGGAGTAGACCTGGACGATGTGTATCCCCAGGATCTCGCTCATTTAGTTTCTGTGGTGGAACAAGAACCTCATTTGTTTAACACCACGTTAAGGCAAAATCTTCTCCTGGCCAATCCTGACGCCACCGAAGCACAATTGATGGCCGCTGTGCAGATGGCACAATTATCTGAACTCGTTGGTATACTGCCCAAAGGCCTAGAAACGGTGATTGGGGACCAGGGCGCTCAATTATCGGGAGGAGAACGTAAGCGCATTGCTATTGCGCGCATGATTCTTCAAAATACCCCGATTGTGGTCATGGATGAGGCCACAGAAGGGCTCGATGCGTTAACCGAGCGGGAAATCATTCAAGCATTGCGCAAATGGGCTGCACAAAAAACGATGATATGGATTACACACCGCTTATCGAATCTCGATGCCTTTGACAGTGTGATTGTTCTCTCTCATGGACTCGTTGTTGAAGCGGGTCCGGCCAAAGAGTTGGTACAGAAAAATGGCCTATTTACGCGCATGCTAAGTGCTGAAGAGCAAAGTGTCGAATGGAGCGCCGTCAAGACGCCCGATCATGTGGCCTCGATTTAG